One Clavibacter zhangzhiyongii genomic region harbors:
- a CDS encoding S9 family peptidase, translated as MTDPAIPAVSSPASESSSTPPVADQRPVERTFHGDTFVDRYEWLRDKDDADVIAYLEAENAYTDGRTAHLEPLREAIFTEIKDRTQETDLSVPVREGDWWYYARTVEGSQYAIRCRRPVAGPDDWTPPAIEPAADGAAVPGEQVLLDSNVEADGHEFFSLGAFEVSPDGSLLAYSTDVEGDERFTLRIRDLATGEDLADEIPGTSHGATFSAHGDHLFYVTVDDAWRPDTVWRHRVGTPAAQDVKVFTEPDESYFVGFGMTRSRQYLVIEVGSKITTEVLLLDAGDATGAFRPVWPRRHGVEYDVDHAVIDGSDRLLILHNDGATNFELIDVPADDPTSTTDRQVVIPHDDEVRLEDASAFADHLVISYRREGLTRVGVIPFDRVLDGGQLHEIAFDEPIYTVGTAGNPEFAQPTVRLGYTSLATPATTYDYVLATRELRLLKQQPVRGGYDPDDYVQTREWATAEDGTEIPLSVVYKRGLVHPGTPAPLLLYGYGSYEASIDPSFSIARLSLLDRGMAFVIAHVRGGGEMGRRWYDEGKTLTKRNTFTDFVAAADHLIARGWTSPDRLVAEGRSAGGLLMGAVANIAPDRFAGILAGVPFVDALTSILDPSLPLTVIEWDEWGDPLHDAEVYAYMKSYTPYENVREGVEYPRILAVTSLNDTRVLYVEPAKWTARLREVGAPVLLRTEMQAGHGGKSGRYDAWRERASDYAWVLDVAGLA; from the coding sequence ATGACCGACCCCGCCATCCCGGCCGTCTCCTCCCCCGCATCCGAGTCCTCCTCCACCCCGCCCGTCGCGGATCAGCGCCCCGTCGAGCGCACGTTCCACGGCGACACGTTCGTCGACCGGTACGAGTGGCTGCGCGACAAGGACGACGCCGACGTCATCGCGTACCTCGAGGCCGAGAACGCGTACACGGACGGCAGGACCGCGCACCTGGAGCCGCTGCGCGAGGCGATCTTCACGGAGATCAAGGACCGCACGCAGGAGACCGACCTCTCGGTCCCCGTCCGCGAGGGCGACTGGTGGTACTACGCCCGCACGGTCGAGGGGTCGCAGTACGCGATCCGCTGCCGCCGTCCCGTCGCCGGCCCCGACGACTGGACCCCGCCCGCGATCGAGCCCGCGGCCGACGGCGCCGCCGTCCCCGGCGAGCAGGTGCTCCTCGACTCCAACGTCGAGGCCGACGGCCACGAGTTCTTCTCGCTCGGCGCGTTCGAGGTCAGCCCCGACGGATCGCTCCTCGCGTACTCGACCGACGTCGAGGGCGACGAGCGCTTCACGCTGCGGATCCGCGACCTCGCCACGGGCGAGGACCTCGCCGACGAGATCCCCGGCACGAGCCACGGCGCCACCTTCTCGGCGCACGGCGACCACCTCTTCTACGTGACGGTCGACGACGCCTGGCGCCCCGACACCGTGTGGCGCCACCGCGTCGGCACGCCCGCCGCGCAGGACGTCAAGGTGTTCACCGAGCCCGACGAGAGCTACTTCGTGGGCTTCGGCATGACCCGCAGCCGCCAGTACCTCGTGATCGAGGTGGGCTCGAAGATCACGACCGAGGTGCTCCTGCTCGACGCCGGCGATGCCACGGGCGCGTTCCGCCCCGTCTGGCCGCGCCGCCACGGCGTGGAGTACGACGTCGACCACGCGGTCATCGACGGCAGCGACCGGCTCCTCATCCTGCACAACGACGGCGCCACCAACTTCGAGCTCATCGACGTGCCCGCCGACGACCCCACTTCCACCACCGACCGCCAGGTCGTCATCCCCCACGACGACGAGGTGCGCCTCGAGGACGCCAGCGCGTTCGCCGACCACCTCGTCATCTCCTACCGCCGCGAGGGCCTCACCCGGGTCGGCGTGATCCCCTTCGACCGCGTCCTCGACGGCGGGCAGCTGCACGAGATCGCGTTCGACGAGCCGATCTACACGGTCGGCACGGCGGGCAACCCCGAGTTCGCGCAGCCCACCGTGCGCCTCGGGTACACGAGCCTCGCGACACCGGCCACCACCTACGACTACGTGCTCGCCACCCGCGAGCTCCGCCTCCTCAAGCAGCAGCCCGTGCGCGGCGGCTACGACCCGGACGACTACGTGCAGACCCGCGAGTGGGCGACCGCGGAGGACGGCACCGAGATCCCGCTGTCGGTGGTCTACAAGCGCGGCCTCGTGCACCCCGGCACGCCCGCACCGCTCCTGCTGTACGGCTACGGCTCGTACGAGGCGAGCATCGACCCGTCGTTCTCCATCGCGCGGCTGTCGCTGCTCGACCGGGGCATGGCGTTCGTCATCGCGCACGTGCGCGGCGGCGGCGAGATGGGCCGCCGCTGGTACGACGAGGGCAAGACGCTCACGAAGCGCAACACCTTCACCGACTTCGTGGCGGCGGCCGACCACCTCATCGCGCGCGGGTGGACGAGCCCCGACCGCCTCGTCGCCGAGGGCCGGAGCGCCGGCGGGCTGCTGATGGGCGCGGTCGCGAACATCGCGCCCGACCGCTTCGCGGGGATCCTCGCGGGCGTGCCGTTCGTGGACGCGCTCACGAGCATCCTCGACCCGTCGCTGCCGCTCACCGTGATCGAGTGGGACGAGTGGGGCGACCCGCTGCACGACGCCGAGGTCTACGCGTACATGAAGTCGTACACGCCGTACGAGAACGTGCGCGAGGGCGTGGAGTACCCGCGGATCCTCGCGGTCACGAGCCTCAACGACACCCGCGTCCTCTACGTCGAGCCCGCCAAGTGGACCGCCCGCCTCCGCGAGGTCGGCGCCCCCGTGCTGCTGCGCACCGAGATGCAGGCCGGCCACGGCGGCAAGTCGGGCCGCTACGACGCGTGGCGCGAGCGCGCCTCCGACTACGCGTGGGTGCTCGACGTGGCGGGGCTCGCCTGA
- the thiM gene encoding hydroxyethylthiazole kinase, translating to MSAARPSIDEITGTGNASADLLHRLRERTPLVQCITNAVVTGFTANVLLALGAAPAMTDVPTEAGPFARIASGVLLNLGTPHAEQREAAVEAAHAAREAGTPWVLDPVAVGALPVRTRLAHELVALSPTIVRGNASEIIALATGGAGGRGVDATDEVEAALDAAKLLARTYGTVVAVSGPVDHITDGTRTVRVHTGDALLTKVTGGGCALGAVMAAFASTDPDPLRAAVAATSVYTIAAEIAAEGARGPGSFAVALLDALDAVMPELVARRERLS from the coding sequence ATGAGCGCTGCGCGCCCGTCCATCGACGAGATCACGGGGACGGGGAACGCCTCGGCGGACCTCCTCCACCGGCTGCGGGAGCGCACGCCGCTCGTGCAGTGCATCACCAACGCGGTCGTCACCGGCTTCACCGCGAACGTCCTCCTCGCGCTGGGCGCCGCGCCCGCGATGACGGACGTGCCGACCGAGGCGGGGCCGTTCGCGCGCATCGCGTCGGGCGTGCTCCTGAACCTCGGCACGCCGCACGCCGAGCAGCGCGAGGCCGCCGTCGAGGCCGCCCACGCGGCGCGCGAGGCGGGGACGCCGTGGGTGCTGGATCCGGTCGCCGTCGGCGCCCTGCCGGTGCGGACCCGGCTCGCGCACGAGCTCGTGGCGCTGTCGCCGACGATCGTGCGCGGCAACGCGTCGGAGATCATCGCGCTCGCGACCGGCGGGGCGGGCGGCCGCGGGGTCGACGCGACCGACGAGGTGGAGGCGGCGCTCGACGCAGCCAAGCTCCTCGCGCGCACCTACGGCACGGTCGTCGCGGTGTCGGGACCGGTCGACCACATCACGGACGGGACGCGGACGGTGCGCGTGCACACGGGCGACGCGCTCCTCACCAAGGTCACGGGCGGCGGCTGCGCGCTCGGCGCCGTGATGGCGGCGTTCGCCTCGACGGACCCGGATCCGCTGCGGGCCGCCGTCGCCGCGACGAGCGTCTACACGATCGCCGCGGAGATCGCCGCCGAGGGCGCCCGCGGGCCGGGGTCCTTCGCCGTCGCGCTGCTCGACGCGCTCGACGCCGTCATGCCCGAGCTCGTCGCCCGGCGCGAGCGCCTCTCGTGA
- a CDS encoding bifunctional hydroxymethylpyrimidine kinase/phosphomethylpyrimidine kinase produces the protein MTALDLSVYLVTDPALCGERGVPAVVAAAVAGGATAVQIRDKHASAADLLATVTAAADAIDAHASAHPDAARPLLVVDDRVDVVLAALARGARVDGVHVGQSDVPAALVRGMLDAASPDRRLVVGLTANTPAHVEAVRALPAGTVDYLGVGVIRPTSTKPDHPAPLGHDGFGIIAGLSPVPCVAIGGVDVDDVDAVAAAGGAGTAVVSAICAAEDPEAAARELAAAWARVRAAGATGTRSGAADAVDANAREESTPPAAADPTRVPRVLSIAGTDPTGGAGIQADLKSIAANGGYGMAVVTALVAQNTMGVREIHVPPVAFLRAQLDAVSDDVAIDAVKIGMLGSAAVVDEVADWLRATRPPVVVLDPVMVAQSGDALLDDDATDALRRLLPLADVVTPNLPELAALLGEPEAEGWDRALGQGRALADRHGVRVIVKGGHLREEDCPDALVTPGADGSRTAVDVVDGPRIATTSTHGTGCSLSSALATLHPRRGDWLVALTEAKGWLTGSLVHADGLDVGRGAGPLDHLRALWDAAGTHAGPVSREMWAGSADLRREIDDLAFVRRLGDGTLPEAWFSHYLAQDAIYLRAYSRMLARASQLAPTPDAQVTWARAAADAIAAESALHEEWLARHPAPAVAGPVTRAYVDHLLAHAATSDYAVLVAALLPCYTIYADVGTRLRAAGAAATASGDAHPYGGWLATYGDPAFAAATRRAVELVDEAAALAGPLRRPAMLEASRLSSAYERDFFLAPEALG, from the coding sequence GTGACCGCGCTGGACCTCTCCGTCTACCTCGTCACCGACCCGGCCCTGTGCGGCGAGCGCGGCGTGCCCGCGGTCGTCGCGGCGGCGGTCGCGGGCGGGGCGACGGCCGTGCAGATCCGCGACAAGCACGCGAGCGCGGCCGACCTGCTGGCGACCGTGACGGCCGCCGCCGACGCCATCGACGCGCACGCGTCCGCGCACCCGGACGCGGCCCGCCCGCTGCTCGTCGTCGACGACCGCGTGGACGTCGTCCTCGCGGCCCTCGCCCGCGGTGCCCGCGTCGACGGCGTGCACGTCGGCCAGTCCGACGTGCCGGCCGCCCTCGTCCGCGGGATGCTCGACGCCGCGAGCCCCGACCGCCGCCTCGTCGTGGGCCTCACCGCGAACACGCCCGCGCACGTCGAGGCCGTGCGCGCGCTGCCCGCGGGCACGGTCGACTACCTCGGCGTCGGCGTGATCCGCCCCACCAGCACCAAGCCCGACCACCCGGCGCCGCTCGGGCACGACGGCTTCGGGATCATCGCGGGCCTCTCCCCCGTGCCGTGCGTCGCGATCGGCGGCGTGGACGTGGACGACGTGGACGCCGTCGCGGCGGCCGGCGGCGCGGGCACGGCCGTCGTGTCGGCGATCTGCGCGGCGGAGGACCCGGAGGCGGCGGCGCGCGAGCTCGCGGCGGCGTGGGCGCGGGTGCGCGCGGCCGGGGCGACGGGCACGCGCTCGGGCGCCGCGGATGCGGTCGACGCGAACGCCCGTGAGGAGAGCACGCCACCCGCGGCCGCGGACCCCACGCGCGTCCCCCGCGTCCTCAGCATCGCGGGCACGGATCCGACCGGAGGCGCGGGCATCCAGGCCGACCTCAAGTCCATCGCGGCGAACGGCGGCTACGGCATGGCCGTGGTCACGGCGCTCGTGGCGCAGAACACGATGGGCGTGCGGGAGATCCACGTGCCGCCCGTCGCGTTCCTGCGCGCGCAGCTCGACGCGGTCTCGGACGACGTCGCGATCGACGCGGTGAAGATCGGCATGCTCGGATCCGCCGCCGTGGTCGACGAGGTGGCCGACTGGCTGCGCGCGACGCGGCCGCCGGTCGTGGTGCTGGATCCCGTCATGGTCGCGCAGTCGGGCGACGCCCTCCTCGACGACGACGCGACCGACGCGCTCCGCCGCCTGCTGCCGCTCGCCGACGTGGTCACCCCGAACCTGCCGGAGCTCGCCGCGCTCCTCGGCGAGCCCGAGGCCGAGGGCTGGGACCGGGCGCTCGGGCAGGGGCGCGCGCTCGCGGACCGCCACGGCGTGCGCGTGATCGTCAAGGGCGGGCACCTGCGCGAGGAGGACTGCCCGGACGCGCTCGTGACCCCGGGCGCGGACGGCTCGCGGACGGCGGTGGACGTCGTCGACGGCCCGCGCATCGCGACGACCAGCACGCACGGCACCGGCTGCTCCCTCTCCAGCGCCCTCGCGACGCTGCACCCGCGCCGCGGCGACTGGCTCGTCGCCCTCACGGAGGCGAAGGGCTGGCTCACGGGATCGCTCGTGCACGCGGACGGCCTCGACGTGGGCCGCGGCGCCGGCCCGCTCGACCACCTGCGCGCCCTGTGGGACGCGGCCGGCACCCACGCCGGGCCCGTCTCGCGGGAGATGTGGGCGGGATCCGCGGACCTCCGCCGGGAGATCGACGACCTCGCGTTCGTCCGCCGCCTCGGCGACGGCACGCTGCCCGAGGCGTGGTTCTCGCACTACCTCGCGCAGGACGCGATCTACCTCCGCGCCTACTCGCGCATGCTCGCCCGCGCGAGCCAGCTCGCGCCCACACCGGACGCGCAGGTGACCTGGGCGCGCGCGGCCGCCGACGCCATCGCCGCCGAGTCGGCCCTGCACGAGGAGTGGCTCGCCCGGCACCCCGCGCCCGCGGTGGCCGGGCCCGTGACGCGCGCCTACGTCGACCACCTCCTCGCCCACGCCGCGACGAGCGACTACGCGGTGCTCGTCGCCGCGCTGCTGCCCTGCTACACGATCTACGCCGACGTGGGCACGCGCCTCCGGGCGGCCGGCGCGGCGGCGACGGCGTCGGGCGACGCGCACCCGTACGGCGGGTGGCTCGCGACGTACGGGGATCCGGCGTTCGCGGCCGCCACGCGTCGGGCCGTCGAGCTGGTGGACGAGGCGGCGGCGCTCGCCGGCCCGCTCCGGCGCCCGGCCATGCTCGAGGCGTCGCGGCTCTCCTCCGCGTACGAGCGCGACTTCTTCCTTGCTCCGGAGGCGCTCGGCTGA
- a CDS encoding cupin domain-containing protein: MRVQAETPAVTMPAHQFTGEVRLRWISTPQTPAQRAVVAAVTFAPGARTVWHSHVLGQTLHVTSGIARVGTRDGGVVEVGPGGSAYIEAGEEHWHGATAHAPMEHIAVLEDGDDPIAATGWGAHVTDEEFLQPAVPASVATPTATPAAAHHVPLGAPVLVHALRYTAMYGEKPFDEALLVYLDNGAYKILSPGEEHYGSYVSAAGKGVAPRHVAFLSWPSDDWNRDVASHTLTFSDDTGAFIQSLVLPGDAVPRAQHGFAQVVADPEHVDMTASWEQLRVTHAAVFEELAERVRQR; encoded by the coding sequence ATGCGCGTCCAGGCCGAGACCCCCGCCGTCACGATGCCCGCCCACCAGTTCACGGGCGAGGTCCGCCTCCGCTGGATCTCCACCCCGCAGACCCCCGCACAGCGCGCGGTCGTCGCGGCCGTCACCTTCGCGCCGGGCGCCCGCACGGTCTGGCACTCGCACGTCCTCGGGCAGACCCTGCACGTGACCTCGGGCATCGCCCGGGTGGGCACGCGCGACGGCGGGGTGGTCGAGGTCGGTCCCGGCGGATCCGCGTACATCGAGGCGGGCGAGGAGCACTGGCACGGCGCCACCGCGCACGCGCCCATGGAGCACATCGCGGTGCTGGAGGACGGCGACGACCCCATCGCCGCGACCGGCTGGGGCGCGCACGTCACCGACGAGGAGTTCCTGCAGCCGGCCGTGCCCGCGTCCGTCGCGACGCCGACCGCCACGCCGGCGGCCGCGCACCACGTGCCGCTCGGCGCGCCCGTGCTCGTGCACGCCCTCCGCTACACGGCGATGTACGGCGAGAAGCCCTTCGACGAGGCGCTGCTCGTGTACCTCGACAACGGCGCGTACAAGATCCTCTCGCCCGGCGAGGAGCACTACGGCAGCTACGTCTCGGCGGCCGGGAAGGGCGTCGCGCCTCGGCACGTCGCGTTCCTCTCCTGGCCGTCGGACGACTGGAACCGCGACGTCGCCAGCCACACGCTCACCTTCTCGGACGACACGGGCGCGTTCATCCAGTCGCTCGTGCTCCCCGGCGACGCGGTGCCGCGCGCGCAGCACGGCTTCGCGCAGGTGGTCGCGGATCCCGAGCACGTCGACATGACGGCGTCGTGGGAGCAGCTCCGGGTCACGCACGCGGCCGTCTTCGAGGAGCTCGCGGAGCGCGTCCGGCAGCGCTGA